The following DNA comes from Gammaproteobacteria bacterium.
AATGCCTATGTGCCGGACGGCGAGATCCGGCCCGGTTCGTTCCCCGGCGCCGATCCCAGCGAGCTGGAACGGGCGCGACGCGGAATGATGGCGAAGGGGGACTGGTGATGTAATGGCGGCGCGGCCGGGTCCAGGCTTCAGGTCGCGCCCGCGAGCCAGTACCTTGTGATACAAGGTCCAATCTTAATGGAGAAGTAACATGGCAACGATGGCGAAGAACACGATTTGCCTTTGGTACAACGGAGACGCCGAAGAAGCGGCGCGGTTCTACGCAAAGACCTTTCCCGACTCGTCCGTCGGCGCCGTCTATCGCGCGCCGGGAGACTACCCCTCGGGAAAGCAGGGGAACGTATTGACCATCCAGTTTACCGTGATGGGCATCCCCTGTGTCGGGCTCAACGGCGGGCCGGCGTTCACGCACAACGAAGCGTTTTCGTTTCAGGTGGCAACCGCCGACCAGGCGGAGACGGATCGCTACTGGAACGCGATCATCGGCAATGGCGGCCGCGAGAGCGCGTGCGGCTGGTGCAAGGACAAGTGGGGGATTTCCTGGCAGATCACGCCGACCGCCCTGATGGACGCGATTTCCGATGCCGATCCCGCGGCCGCCAGGCGCGCATTCGATGCGATGATGGAGATGACCAGGATCGATATCGCCGCGATCGAGGCGGCGCGTCGTGGGTAATCGATGGCAGCCCGACATGAGCTGATCACAAGGGTAGAGATACCGTGAAGCTGACGAAGACCCAGGCCGGCGCGCTGATCGCCACGCTGAAAGACCGGTTCGAACAGAACCCGGGCCGGCACACGGGAATCGACTGGCCCGG
Coding sequences within:
- a CDS encoding VOC family protein, which gives rise to MATMAKNTICLWYNGDAEEAARFYAKTFPDSSVGAVYRAPGDYPSGKQGNVLTIQFTVMGIPCVGLNGGPAFTHNEAFSFQVATADQAETDRYWNAIIGNGGRESACGWCKDKWGISWQITPTALMDAISDADPAAARRAFDAMMEMTRIDIAAIEAARRG